One Melanotaenia boesemani isolate fMelBoe1 chromosome 8, fMelBoe1.pri, whole genome shotgun sequence DNA segment encodes these proteins:
- the hhatla gene encoding hedgehog acyltransferase like, a isoform X2, whose product MGIKSALPRYELYLYSAVLAGALIWAGSWIFEASSDNINRKAFKESVKPGWHYFGRKMDVADFEWAMWFSSFRNHILFALTGHVIFAKIFTLVAPKHRSLIFGLYGGLAVLVTMGWTYMAMVLSHCIILYSVALVKKKWMCFAAGLSTLASIKLEPYNAWQEAMVTGSFNLQDILFYGGLGFSIMRCMSFGLENCERKEGNYTFSDLLRYNFYLPFFFFGPVMTFDRYHVQANNTQLTRKEREMWNITTKALLHLGVILVVDVFFHYLYILTIPSDMKLVTKLSDWCLAGLAYSNLVYDWVKAAVMFGVINTVSTLDHLDPPQPPKCITMLYVFAETHFDRGINDWLCKYVYDYIGGDHDKIFKELLATVCTFSITTLWLGPCELVYIWSFFNCFGLNFELWVAKFFSLPPFSIIERTMGEAMSRRIRGVFNAANFWCIVLYNVLSLNSLEFAKMVGRRLIFKGFPLSTLSVLLVTYCGVQLVKERERQQALLDDPEPEKPMDGGKEKAE is encoded by the exons ATGGGGATCAAGTCTGCTCTCCCCAGATATGAGCTGTATCTCTACTCTGCCGTACTTGCTGGGGCATTGATATGGGCAGGCAGTTGGATATTTGAAGCTTCAAGTG ataatataaacagaaaggCCTTCAAGGAAAGTGTGAAACCAGGATGGCATTACTTTGGCAGGAAAATG GATGTTGCAGACTTCGAGTGGGCGATGTGGTTCTCTTCATTCCGCAATCATATCCTTTTTGCTCTCACCGGTCATGTGATCTTTGCCAAGATTTTTACCCTGGTAGCTCCAaag CACAGATCCTTGATCTTTGGCCTGTATGGTGGCTTGGCCGTTCTGGTCACAATGGGCTGGACCTACATGGCTATGGTTCTGTCTCACTGCATCATACTCTACAGCGTTGCTCTGGTCAAGAAGAAGTGGATGTGTTTTGCTGCAGGACTGAGCACGCTGGCTTCCATCAAGCTGGAGCCGTATAATGCCTGGCAG GAGGCCATGGTGACTGGTTCTTTCAACCTTCAAGACATCCTGTTCTATGGAGGCCTTGGCTTCAGCATCATGCGCTGTATGAGTTTTGGTTTAGAGAACTGtgagaggaaggaaggaaactaCACCTTCTCTGACCTGCTGAGATACAACTTCTATctccctttcttcttctttgggcCTGTGATGACTTTCGACCGCTATCATGTCCAG GCAAACAACACTCAGCTAACCCGCAAGGAAAGGGAAATGTGGAACATCACCACTAAGGCCTTGTTGCACCTCGGAGTTATTCTGGTGGTCGATGTCTTCTTCCACTATCTTTACATCCTGACAATACCCAGTGACATGAAGCTGGTTACCAAGCTTTCCGACTGGTGCCTGG cTGGGCTGGCTTATTCCAACCTGGTGTATGACTGGGTGAAAGCAGCTGTAATGTTTGGTGTCATCAACACTGTGTCTACACTGGACCACTTGGACCCTCCTCAGCCTCCCAAGTGTATCACCATGCTTTATGTCTTTGCTGAAAC GCACTTTGACAGAGGCATCAATGACTGGCTGTGCAA GTATGTTTATGATTATATTGGTGGGGATCATGATAAAATCTTTAAAGAACTTCTTGCAACCGTCTGCACTTTCTCTATTACCACCTTGTGGCTGGGCCCATGTGAGCTGGTTTACATCTGGTCATTTTTCAACTGCTTTGGCCTCAACTTTGAGCTGTGGGTGGCCAAGTTCTTCTCCCTTCCACCATTTTCTATCatagag AGAACTATGGGTGAAGCCATGTCTCGAAGGATCAGAGGTGTGTTCAACGCTGCCAACTTCTGGTGCATCGTCCTCTACAATGTTCTCTCCCTGAACAGTTTGGAGTTTGCCAAAATGGTGGGCAGAAGACTGATTTTCAAAG GATTTCCTCTGTCCACCCTGTCTGTGCTGCTCGTGACCTACTGTGGTGTGCAGCTGGTGAAGGAAAGGGAGCGACAACAGGCCCTGCTGGATGATCCGGAACCAGAGAAGCCCATGGATGGTGGCAAAGAAAAGGCAgaataa
- the hhatla gene encoding hedgehog acyltransferase like, a isoform X3 — protein sequence MDHRSLIFGLYGGLAVLVTMGWTYMAMVLSHCIILYSVALVKKKWMCFAAGLSTLASIKLEPYNAWQEAMVTGSFNLQDILFYGGLGFSIMRCMSFGLENCERKEGNYTFSDLLRYNFYLPFFFFGPVMTFDRYHVQANNTQLTRKEREMWNITTKALLHLGVILVVDVFFHYLYILTIPSDMKLVTKLSDWCLAGLAYSNLVYDWVKAAVMFGVINTVSTLDHLDPPQPPKCITMLYVFAETHFDRGINDWLCKYVYDYIGGDHDKIFKELLATVCTFSITTLWLGPCELVYIWSFFNCFGLNFELWVAKFFSLPPFSIIERTMGEAMSRRIRGVFNAANFWCIVLYNVLSLNSLEFAKMVGRRLIFKGFPLSTLSVLLVTYCGVQLVKERERQQALLDDPEPEKPMDGGKEKAE from the exons ATGGAT CACAGATCCTTGATCTTTGGCCTGTATGGTGGCTTGGCCGTTCTGGTCACAATGGGCTGGACCTACATGGCTATGGTTCTGTCTCACTGCATCATACTCTACAGCGTTGCTCTGGTCAAGAAGAAGTGGATGTGTTTTGCTGCAGGACTGAGCACGCTGGCTTCCATCAAGCTGGAGCCGTATAATGCCTGGCAG GAGGCCATGGTGACTGGTTCTTTCAACCTTCAAGACATCCTGTTCTATGGAGGCCTTGGCTTCAGCATCATGCGCTGTATGAGTTTTGGTTTAGAGAACTGtgagaggaaggaaggaaactaCACCTTCTCTGACCTGCTGAGATACAACTTCTATctccctttcttcttctttgggcCTGTGATGACTTTCGACCGCTATCATGTCCAG GCAAACAACACTCAGCTAACCCGCAAGGAAAGGGAAATGTGGAACATCACCACTAAGGCCTTGTTGCACCTCGGAGTTATTCTGGTGGTCGATGTCTTCTTCCACTATCTTTACATCCTGACAATACCCAGTGACATGAAGCTGGTTACCAAGCTTTCCGACTGGTGCCTGG cTGGGCTGGCTTATTCCAACCTGGTGTATGACTGGGTGAAAGCAGCTGTAATGTTTGGTGTCATCAACACTGTGTCTACACTGGACCACTTGGACCCTCCTCAGCCTCCCAAGTGTATCACCATGCTTTATGTCTTTGCTGAAAC GCACTTTGACAGAGGCATCAATGACTGGCTGTGCAA GTATGTTTATGATTATATTGGTGGGGATCATGATAAAATCTTTAAAGAACTTCTTGCAACCGTCTGCACTTTCTCTATTACCACCTTGTGGCTGGGCCCATGTGAGCTGGTTTACATCTGGTCATTTTTCAACTGCTTTGGCCTCAACTTTGAGCTGTGGGTGGCCAAGTTCTTCTCCCTTCCACCATTTTCTATCatagag AGAACTATGGGTGAAGCCATGTCTCGAAGGATCAGAGGTGTGTTCAACGCTGCCAACTTCTGGTGCATCGTCCTCTACAATGTTCTCTCCCTGAACAGTTTGGAGTTTGCCAAAATGGTGGGCAGAAGACTGATTTTCAAAG GATTTCCTCTGTCCACCCTGTCTGTGCTGCTCGTGACCTACTGTGGTGTGCAGCTGGTGAAGGAAAGGGAGCGACAACAGGCCCTGCTGGATGATCCGGAACCAGAGAAGCCCATGGATGGTGGCAAAGAAAAGGCAgaataa
- the LOC121644658 gene encoding kelch-like protein 40a has translation MAAMTIDPVEQPRMYQQTLLQDGLCDLLENDKFVDCVLKIQDKEFPCHRLVLAASSPFFKAMFLSDLEESKKREIVLKDVDPGVMGMILRYLYTSDINLTEQNVQDIFMVANMYQIPSIFSVCVTYLQEKLVLGNCLAIFRLGLLLDCPRLALNAREFICERYQIVVRDQDFLQLSPSELGIIITSDALNVEREEVVFESLMDWIKHDETKRLKDLPELLHCVRFRLITMDYFKEKVEHHQYIRFNQEIMKELELVKDAHKGRLPKPKRLTSDGAKGGEGSEDDEDEEEGYLPGILNNNPRFGMFEMDLILMINNTGTVAYDPVGNECFVVSESTEIPKNHCSLVTSQNQIFVVGGLLYNEEDKDEPFKSYFLQFDPGSSEWLGMPSQPNPRCLFGLADVDNSIYVVGGRELKDGEHTLDSVMIYDRQSFKWGESDPLPYEVYGHGTVSHKGLVYVIGGKSESKKCMRRVCVYNPTKFEWKDLAPLKTARSLFGITIHNDQIYVATGVTDSGLTSSVEVYDVSTNKWSEFTEFPQERSSLNLISTGGFLYAVGGFAMMPSETSEEPVPTEMTDIWRYDESDKCWNGILREISYAEGSTILPVHLNTLRLTKL, from the exons ATGGCTGCCATGACTATAGACCCAGTGGAGCAGCCTCGGATGTACCAACAGACCTTGCTTCAGGATGGACTCTGTGACCTCTTAGAGAATGACAAGTTTGTGGACTGCGTTCTCAAAATCCAGGATAAAGAGTTCCCTTGCCACCGCTTGGTTTTGGCTGCCAGCAGCCCCTTCTTCAAGGCTATGTTCCTGTCTGACTTGGAAGAAAGCAAAAAACGGGAGATAGTCCTCAAAGATGTGGACCCTGGTGTTATGGGAATGATCCTACGTTACTTATATACATCTGACATTAATCTGACAGAACAGAATGTCCAGGATATCTTCATGGTTGCTAACATGTACCAGATCCCTTCCATCTTCTCTGTATGTGTGACCTACCTCCAAGAGAAGCTGGTGCTGGGCAACTGCCTAGCTATCTTTAGACTTGGGCTTCTTCTAGATTGTCCCAGGCTTGCTCTGAATGCAAGAGAATTCATCTGTGAACGTTATCAGATTGTTGTCAGGGACCAGGACTTCCTGCAGCTCTCCCCTAGCGAGCTGGGCATCATCATCACCTCAGATGCCCTTAATGTAGAGCGGGAGGAGGTGGTGTTTGAGTCCCTGATGGATTGGATCAAGCATGATGAAACAAAGAGGCTAAAGGATCTACCTGAGCTGCTGCACTGTGTCCGATTCAGACTTATAACAATGGATTACTTCAAAGAAAAAGTGGAGCATCACCAGTACATCCGGTTCAACCAGGAGATCATGAAGGAGCTGGAGCTTGTCAAGGATGCTCACAAGGGGCGTCTTCCCAAGCCAAAGAGGCTTACCAGCGATGGAGCAAAGGGGGGAGAGGGgagtgaggatgatgaagatgaggaggagggatACCTGCCAGGGATACTCAACAACAACCCTCGCTTTGGCATGTTTGAGATGGACCTGATACTTATGATTAATAACACGGGAACTGTGGCCTATGACCCGGTAGGAAACGAATGCTTTGTAGTGTCAGAATCAACAGAGATTCCTAAGAACCACTGCAGTCTGGTGACGAGTCAGAACCAGATATTTGTTGTTGGAGGACTTCTCTACAACGAGGAGGACAAAGATGAACCATTTAAGTCTTACTTCCTGCAG TTTGACCCAGGAAGCTCAGAATGGTTAGGAATGCCCTCGCAGCCCAACCCTCGCTGTCTATTTGGTCTGGCTGATGTTGATAACTCCATCTATGTTGTCGGTGGAAGAGAACTAAAGGATGGAGAGCACACCCTGGACTCAGTCATGATCTATGACAGACA GTCATTCAAATGGGGAGAGTCTGACCCGCTGCCTTATGAAGTGTATGGTCATGGAACCGTATCACACAAAGGCCTTGTCTATGTTATTGGAGGAAAATCTGAAAGCAA GAAGTGCATGAGAAGAGTGTGTGTATACAACCCGACTAAGTTCGAGTGGAAGGACCTGGCTCCTCTGAAGACAGCCCGCTCTCTGTTCGGTATCACCATCCACAATGATCAGATCTACGTGGCAACAGGAGTCACAGACTCAGGCCTCACCAGCTCGGTGGAAGTCTATGATGTTTCCACTAACAA GTGGTCTGAGTTCACAGAGTTCCCTCAAGAGCGTAGTTCCCTCAATTTGATCTCAACGGGTGGTTTCCTGTACGCTGTGGGGGGCTTTGCCATGATGCCCAGTGAAACCAGTGAGGAGCCTGTGCCAACAGAGATGACAGACATTTGGAG GTATGATGAGTCAGACAAGTGCTGGAATGGGATTTTGCGTGAGATTTCCTATGCCGAAGGATCCACCATCCTCCCTGTGCATCTCAACACTCTCCGTCTCACCAAGTTATAA
- the hhatla gene encoding hedgehog acyltransferase like, a isoform X1: MGIKSALPRYELYLYSAVLAGALIWAGSWIFEASSDNINRKAFKESVKPGWHYFGRKMDVADFEWAMWFSSFRNHILFALTGHVIFAKIFTLVAPKIGINGCKHRSLIFGLYGGLAVLVTMGWTYMAMVLSHCIILYSVALVKKKWMCFAAGLSTLASIKLEPYNAWQEAMVTGSFNLQDILFYGGLGFSIMRCMSFGLENCERKEGNYTFSDLLRYNFYLPFFFFGPVMTFDRYHVQANNTQLTRKEREMWNITTKALLHLGVILVVDVFFHYLYILTIPSDMKLVTKLSDWCLAGLAYSNLVYDWVKAAVMFGVINTVSTLDHLDPPQPPKCITMLYVFAETHFDRGINDWLCKYVYDYIGGDHDKIFKELLATVCTFSITTLWLGPCELVYIWSFFNCFGLNFELWVAKFFSLPPFSIIERTMGEAMSRRIRGVFNAANFWCIVLYNVLSLNSLEFAKMVGRRLIFKGFPLSTLSVLLVTYCGVQLVKERERQQALLDDPEPEKPMDGGKEKAE; encoded by the exons ATGGGGATCAAGTCTGCTCTCCCCAGATATGAGCTGTATCTCTACTCTGCCGTACTTGCTGGGGCATTGATATGGGCAGGCAGTTGGATATTTGAAGCTTCAAGTG ataatataaacagaaaggCCTTCAAGGAAAGTGTGAAACCAGGATGGCATTACTTTGGCAGGAAAATG GATGTTGCAGACTTCGAGTGGGCGATGTGGTTCTCTTCATTCCGCAATCATATCCTTTTTGCTCTCACCGGTCATGTGATCTTTGCCAAGATTTTTACCCTGGTAGCTCCAaag ATTGGTATAAATGGATGTAAG CACAGATCCTTGATCTTTGGCCTGTATGGTGGCTTGGCCGTTCTGGTCACAATGGGCTGGACCTACATGGCTATGGTTCTGTCTCACTGCATCATACTCTACAGCGTTGCTCTGGTCAAGAAGAAGTGGATGTGTTTTGCTGCAGGACTGAGCACGCTGGCTTCCATCAAGCTGGAGCCGTATAATGCCTGGCAG GAGGCCATGGTGACTGGTTCTTTCAACCTTCAAGACATCCTGTTCTATGGAGGCCTTGGCTTCAGCATCATGCGCTGTATGAGTTTTGGTTTAGAGAACTGtgagaggaaggaaggaaactaCACCTTCTCTGACCTGCTGAGATACAACTTCTATctccctttcttcttctttgggcCTGTGATGACTTTCGACCGCTATCATGTCCAG GCAAACAACACTCAGCTAACCCGCAAGGAAAGGGAAATGTGGAACATCACCACTAAGGCCTTGTTGCACCTCGGAGTTATTCTGGTGGTCGATGTCTTCTTCCACTATCTTTACATCCTGACAATACCCAGTGACATGAAGCTGGTTACCAAGCTTTCCGACTGGTGCCTGG cTGGGCTGGCTTATTCCAACCTGGTGTATGACTGGGTGAAAGCAGCTGTAATGTTTGGTGTCATCAACACTGTGTCTACACTGGACCACTTGGACCCTCCTCAGCCTCCCAAGTGTATCACCATGCTTTATGTCTTTGCTGAAAC GCACTTTGACAGAGGCATCAATGACTGGCTGTGCAA GTATGTTTATGATTATATTGGTGGGGATCATGATAAAATCTTTAAAGAACTTCTTGCAACCGTCTGCACTTTCTCTATTACCACCTTGTGGCTGGGCCCATGTGAGCTGGTTTACATCTGGTCATTTTTCAACTGCTTTGGCCTCAACTTTGAGCTGTGGGTGGCCAAGTTCTTCTCCCTTCCACCATTTTCTATCatagag AGAACTATGGGTGAAGCCATGTCTCGAAGGATCAGAGGTGTGTTCAACGCTGCCAACTTCTGGTGCATCGTCCTCTACAATGTTCTCTCCCTGAACAGTTTGGAGTTTGCCAAAATGGTGGGCAGAAGACTGATTTTCAAAG GATTTCCTCTGTCCACCCTGTCTGTGCTGCTCGTGACCTACTGTGGTGTGCAGCTGGTGAAGGAAAGGGAGCGACAACAGGCCCTGCTGGATGATCCGGAACCAGAGAAGCCCATGGATGGTGGCAAAGAAAAGGCAgaataa